The Juglans microcarpa x Juglans regia isolate MS1-56 chromosome 2S, Jm3101_v1.0, whole genome shotgun sequence genome has a window encoding:
- the LOC121253498 gene encoding uncharacterized protein LOC121253498, with the protein MEELEELWEQMKLTEEEMETIELNEEDAEVVIKKGELCLVGKVCVDRVISKSVIMSIMSKIWCLSKPTVFQVVGKNCFVVVFNNHADKLKVEGGRPWLFDNNLFILKAFEGDLHPGKILFDCESMSVQLHNLPLARMNRDTGERIGRSIGRVLEVDVDEKESGWGQFLRVKVEIDLKKPLARGRTIFVSSSR; encoded by the coding sequence ATGGAAGAGTTAGAGGAATTATGGGAACAAATGAAGTTGACGGAAGAGGAGATGGAGACGATAGAACTGAATGAGGAGGATGCAGAAGTGGTGATTAAAAAAGGGGAATTGTGTCTGGTGGGGAAAGTTTGTGTTGACAGAGTGATTAGTAAGAGTGTAATCATGTCAATTATGTCAAAGATTTGGTGCTTAAGTAAACCAACAGTGTTCCAGGTGGTGGGGAAGAATTGTTTTGTGGTTGTTTTCAATAATCATGCTGATAAGCTAAAGGTAGAAGGGGGAAGGCCTTGGTTATTTGATAATAATCTGTTTATTCTGAAGGCGTTTGAGGGTGATTTGCACCCGGGAAAAATCCTGTTTGATTGTGAGTCAATGTCGGTGCAACTTCATAATCTTCCACTTGCAAGAATGAATAGAGATACTGGGGAAAGGATTGGTAGGTCAATTGGAAGGGTTTTAGAGGTGGATGTAGACGAGAAAGAAAGTGGATGGGGTCAGTTCCTTAGAGTGAAGGTGGAGATTGATCTGAAGAAGCCATTAGCAAGAGGTAGAACAATATTTGTTAGCAGTTCAAGGTAG